In a genomic window of Mycolicibacterium neoaurum VKM Ac-1815D:
- a CDS encoding nucleoside deaminase: MTSATALARRLLDVIESDVLPLTSTGVAAGNKVFGAAILRKSDLSLVVAGTNAELTNPLWHGEVRTLNLFYELPDRPPTADLVFLSTHEPCTMCMSAITWAGFDNFYYFFSHEDSRDSFAIPHDLQILSEVFGLEPGGYRRRNAFWTAVSIDELIGTEPELRAQQSLITERYAQLSQQYQESKGGNDIPLG; encoded by the coding sequence ATGACTTCAGCGACCGCACTGGCCCGCCGCCTGCTCGATGTGATCGAGTCCGATGTGCTGCCGCTCACATCGACCGGGGTCGCGGCGGGTAACAAGGTCTTCGGCGCCGCCATCTTGCGCAAGTCCGATCTGTCGCTGGTGGTCGCCGGCACCAACGCCGAACTGACCAATCCGCTGTGGCACGGCGAGGTGCGCACGCTCAATCTGTTCTACGAGCTGCCCGACCGCCCTCCGACCGCGGATCTGGTGTTCCTGTCGACCCACGAACCGTGCACCATGTGCATGTCGGCCATCACGTGGGCGGGTTTCGACAACTTCTACTACTTCTTCAGCCACGAGGACTCCCGCGACAGCTTCGCCATTCCGCACGATCTTCAGATCCTGTCCGAGGTGTTCGGCTTGGAGCCCGGTGGCTACCGTCGCCGCAATGCGTTCTGGACCGCGGTCAGCATCGACGAGCTGATCGGCACCGAACCCGAGCTGCGCGCCCAGCAGAGTCTCATCACCGAGCGTTACGCCCAGCTGTCGCAGCAGTATCAGGAGTCCAAGGGCGGCAACGATATTCCACTGGGTTAA